The genomic interval GAGAAGATAGACTTGCCATGGAGCTTGGGGTGGCAGTCCAGCACGTGGGGGATGGGTTATCTGTCGGGGAAGGGTCATGGCGTTAAGGGCCCTGTAATCCCCGCACGCCCGCCATTCTCCATCCTAGGCCTTGGGCACCATGTGAAGTGGCGACGTCAAGTTGCTGTCAGATGGGCGCACAATGCCTTCCTCCAGCATGAGGTCAAACTCCTTGCGCGCAGCGTAAAGACATTCCGGGGGCAGCCGCCGGGGCCAAGCGAAGCACGGAGGACCAGCCGTCACGATGGAGTGCTGTACCTCTTGTTGGACCCGAGGCGGGGCGGACTGTGGGAATGTAAGGAGGGGAAACTCCTGGAGGAGGGCCTCGAACTGCGTCGCTTGGCGGAGGGTGGTGAGGGACGGCGTCGGCTGCGCGCAGGGCTACGCGTGGATAATGGTGGCCAAGGTCTGGTGCAAGAGGCATCTGCGGCGTGGATCCACTAGGAGGTCGTGAGAAGCGAGAAAATCCATCCCCAAGATTGCCTGCTCCACGTCCGCCACCACAAATGCCCACGGGAAACGGCTGCCGGGCAGGAGGGCCACGCGACGCGTCGGGGTCCCATACGTCGTGATCGGGGTGCGGTTGGCGGCCAGGAGGTCGTACGCCGTACGGGATTAGGCGCGGCGGTCAGTGTCTGCTGCCGGAACCACACTCACCTCTGCCCCGGAATCCACCAGGAAACGGGCCCCGGAGCATATGTCTCTCACCCAGAGAAGGGGGCGCTGGCTGGCAGGAAACCACTCTGGGTGCTGCGGCGGAGATGACGGCGTAGGGGAGTCAGACGAGATGGGAGTGGGCTGACGGGACACTGGCGGCAGGACCGAGGCACAGCCCTCTGTGGGCTGTGGAGGAGCGGGCGGCCAGTAGGGGTGCCTGGCGTCGACCGAAGGCTGTGAAGGAGCGCACCCAGTCGAGACTCGCAGATGGATGGGCGGCACGGAGGCCCGGCCACCAGTAGGCTGTAGACGAGATGGTGGAGGAGACAGGGCCCGGCCATCCAGGGACCGCTGCTTCGCCGGCGGGGACGACGTGTGAGAGACAGTAAGCCGTGCAGGGGACGCAGGCGCGTCATGGCCGCCCATGGAACACTGCGGGGCCAGTGGCGGAGGCGGTGCATGTTGCATGGGGTCCGGGGCAGGCTATACAGCTGGTGGAGACAAGGCGGAGACAGGGCAGCGGGGCAACGGGTCGGggcaaagacgaggaagagagacgGGGGCGGTCAATGGTGTTAGCGGCCCCGGCCCGCCCCGTTTCCCTGGTGGGGCCAA from Portunus trituberculatus isolate SZX2019 chromosome 47, ASM1759143v1, whole genome shotgun sequence carries:
- the LOC123520748 gene encoding vegetative cell wall protein gp1-like yields the protein MQHAPPPPLAPQCSMGGHDAPASPARLTVSHTSSPPAKQRSLDGRALSPPPSRLQPTGGRASVPPIHLRVSTGCAPSQPSVDARHPYWPPAPPQPTEGCASVLPPVSRQPTPISSDSPTPSSPPQHPEWFPASQRPLLWVRDICSGARFLVDSGAEPCAQPTPSLTTLRQATQFEALLQEFPLLTFPQSAPPRVQQEVQHSIVTAGPPCFAWPRRLPPECLYAARKEFDLMLEEGIVRPSDSNLTSPLHMVPKA